The Candidatus Taylorbacteria bacterium genomic interval GGGTGAGCACGGAAATCGCTGAATCGGCAAAAATTGCCTTAATCTCTCCACCTTGCTTGGATTTCTGGTTGATAAAATGACTTTCAATTTCATAGATATTTTAGCGATACGTTCAGCTTAAAAACTCTATTTTCCTAAGTCCAGAACCTCATCAATTCGAATTTGTTTTACGAATTCGGGGACGTGGCTCACGAGGATCATAGCTCCGGCATATTTGTTTAAGGCGTCCGCGATGACCGGGATATGCCGGAAATTGATGTGGTTTGTGGGTTCGTCGAGAATCAAAAGTCCGGGTTTTTGAAGAACGAGCCGAGCGAAGGCGACAAGGCCTTTTTGCCCTTCGGACAAGCTCCCAATTTTAGTGTGGATGAGGTCGCTTGTAATGAGGAAGCCTGACGCAACTGCGCGCAAGTTTTCCTCAACCTGTTTGTCCATGACGGAGAGAAGCGATTCGTACACGGTATCTTCAAAATTGAGAGTCGAAAAATCCTGACGGTAATACCCGACTCTCACACCCTTTGCGATTGCTACCCCTTTAGCAGTTCCGAGGGCAAGCGACTCCAGAAGTGTGCTCTTACCAATTCCATTTGGGCCGGATAAAAGGAGATGTTGGTTCTTTTTTAGAGATATCTTAGCTTCACGTTTAACAGGCTTATGAGTCTTTGGATTAATCGTAGAAAAAGACGTAATATGCAAAATTTCTCCCAAAAATTCCGGCTGTGAGGGAATAGTGAAATTGCGGATTGTTTTGTCTTCCCTCCGGACGTCCACTTTTTCTTCCTCGAGTACTTCCGCTTTCTCGCGCATCCGCTTGGCAACGAGGCGCATCTGGCCCCCTTTGTTTGCGAAGAAGTTTGCCTTGTCCTTGTTTTCTTGAATTTCCTTGGCAAGTTGAGCGTTTTTTCTGTTCTCTTTTTCAATTCGAGCAGAAATTTCCGCCACAAGGTCAAAATAGTTGC includes:
- a CDS encoding ATP-binding cassette domain-containing protein; the protein is MSQNETLLRFEEVSFEFGHNKPILDEVSFSIRRGAKMTMMGQNGAGKSTLFQLITDALKPESGKIHRGQRLSIALSRQVIARDELKLTVREFFQKCFSEKKYDIDPRIDEVLEVVNLKGHEKLHNRIVQSFSGGQQARLLLASALIQDPDLLLLDEPTNNLDKAGIAHLTKFLADYKKTCLVISHDAEFLNSFTQGVLYLDVFTRKVEQYVGNYFDLVAEISARIEKENRKNAQLAKEIQENKDKANFFANKGGQMRLVAKRMREKAEVLEEEKVDVRREDKTIRNFTIPSQPEFLGEILHITSFSTINPKTHKPVKREAKISLKKNQHLLLSGPNGIGKSTLLESLALGTAKGVAIAKGVRVGYYRQDFSTLNFEDTVYESLLSVMDKQVEENLRAVASGFLITSDLIHTKIGSLSEGQKGLVAFARLVLQKPGLLILDEPTNHINFRHIPVIADALNKYAGAMILVSHVPEFVKQIRIDEVLDLGK